The following is a genomic window from Bordetella petrii.
CCCCGGCCCAGGCCGATGCCCGTCCCGTGATGATCGCCGCGCGCGAAGTCGGCAAATCGTTCGGGTCGGTGCGCGTGCTCGACCAGGTATCGTTGACCTTGCGCAAGGGCGAGGTGGTGGCCGTGATCGGTCCGTCGGGATCGGGCAAGAGCACTTTCCTGCGCTGCCTGATCCACCTCGAGACCATCGACCAGGGCAGTATCGAGATCGAGGGCGAGGCTCTCGCCACCGCGGCGCCCGGCGGCGCCAGCCGCTATGCGCCCGACGCCGACGTGCGGCGCATCTGCCGCAAGATGGGCATGGTGTTCCAGTCGTTCAATCTGTTTCCGCACATGACGGTGCTGCAGAACGTCATCGAGGCGCCGGTCACCGTGCAGGGCGTGCCGCGCGACGTGGCCATTCCCAAGGCCGAGGCGCTGCTGCGCAAGGTCGGGCTGCTGAACAAGCGCGACAACTACCCGGGACGCCTGTCCGGCGGACAAAAGCAGCGCGTGGCCATCGCGCGCGCGCTGGCAATGGAACCCGACATCATGCTGTTCGACGAGCCCACCTCGGCGCTCGATCCCGAACTGACCGGCGAAGTGCTGCGCACCATGCGGCAGCTTGCCGATGAGCACATGACCATGCTGGTGGTCACCCACGAAATGGGCTTTGCGCGCGAAGCGGCCCACCGCGTCGTCTTCATGGATGAGGGCCGCATCGTCGAAGAGGCGCCGGCCGAGGCCTTTTTCCGCGCGCCGCGGCAACCGCGCGCCCGGGCCTTCCTGGGTCAGATGCTGTAAGCGGCGCGGTGCGCCACATTGTTACGTTCATTGAAAGAATTTATAAATTAAAACAGCATTTCTCCATGATCTGACTACCTTAACAATGTTGCGCCACATGCAAAGATTCAATGGCGCCAGGGTGGGCAGACAGGGAGAGAGGAAATGCGTACTTATCGACGCAGGATCGCCGCGTGGCTGGCATGTGGCGCCTTGGCGCTGCTGGCGGGCTGCGCCGCGCCGGGCGGCAAGAAAGACACGATCGACATGGCGGGGCTTTCGCAGCCCGTGGAAATCCTGCGCGACAAGTATGGCGTGTCGCATATTTACGCCCAGAACCAGCACGACCTG
Proteins encoded in this region:
- a CDS encoding amino acid ABC transporter ATP-binding protein, producing MIAAREVGKSFGSVRVLDQVSLTLRKGEVVAVIGPSGSGKSTFLRCLIHLETIDQGSIEIEGEALATAAPGGASRYAPDADVRRICRKMGMVFQSFNLFPHMTVLQNVIEAPVTVQGVPRDVAIPKAEALLRKVGLLNKRDNYPGRLSGGQKQRVAIARALAMEPDIMLFDEPTSALDPELTGEVLRTMRQLADEHMTMLVVTHEMGFAREAAHRVVFMDEGRIVEEAPAEAFFRAPRQPRARAFLGQML